A window from Argopecten irradians isolate NY chromosome 3, Ai_NY, whole genome shotgun sequence encodes these proteins:
- the LOC138317390 gene encoding zinc finger CCCH domain-containing protein 13-like isoform X1 encodes MSGSTKPRSVHSSASGRIVTENPALLQLLRERTGDSSFGTATRPTAGGTSPDRGATPGGRNPASTQRSEGRGQPPDDFVKDSLEASHDLKDSLDLEQSQQLKDSLDFDSGRNSPVTGRKTYPVESPTSNKVPNISTASAHSRRRENPNALSQIRPDSELSRGIPTPKPSSGVPDSAKGRVPGTTARPDAPTTGRSTSSVYAVANPAILAAQGDTPREGTQNTKFTPRAEQAVQRRGTTQESVKPVEKRENTQGSVKPVEKRENTQGSVKPAEKRENTQGSVKPAEKRENTQGSVKPAEKRENTQGSVKPAEKRENTQGSVKPLEKRDSSPDSVVLERRQDSSRSVRSLVNGVNSAKGRVDSVQSNAQINSAKSGRKSGRSAVSFQPEPKNKSESDSDDEIVRAQSHLKERVPTPHPRSPLKSDQVTPRRDTSQIKDWDSDQSDSETPKPASVVPQREVRGPSPVVQERRSANAANTTLPTVKRVYVDSPTFTQEEEDQYRFVESRLEDGNDNLEDTFRKLDKDDKNIKGEMATTTQAPPIQGGHLGYARDGYDTGAYNNQYSRPPPEPQYRDNYQSYGRNESGQGAPHGGQYSRKDSEGPGVPISDQYSRNNNQGQRPQGRDSQYSQQSQNKGYPQDLRGGRDNQDDPRGPPPPRDIRQDNRYEDRNIVMNQKVQGHDDRYEDRNTGYNRYEDRNREPLQYEGRNDQPPFDDRNQQRYEDRNEYNSYQNNRGDRGPDDRNEPPQYRDNRQEAPRYEDRNRYDDRNVYNGRNEPEQYDQPRSLIQNGYQQDEDDDQLMKQEAEYQAHLQQRLRTQAQHDEEFVIPKLPLEDSLEEPWQNPPPPPPQAYQDPRPYGFDEREAERMEVVNPPPVKYDFVENNKMDYGKVPEKSYAFILERKKEGESKLDSVFITPKVKKKATHNNATANKSRPDSPRDDYIPSENASTAEALWAKRSTALERKKDGKQSTKSKTASGTSLRKNRGLQKYPSENGLIRQPLYSQGQNQGRQPVHMYGTPTRNHYLEPLENKQQRTKPSDRMDSQAMPPQSFKPIDLKPVTKEIVTEDGQRISVDINLKVLSPRGEGGDPRGIPQVSAEVLHGSQATGGARPVGTQYYPGAYEGQDQDQYRQQYYQPPPGPPQGAPHGAPPRLPPGLPPSEPYNFDYSQAPDQESQLPPQTNQDYSEPQYQPPETHPYQQQGSPPYQQQGSPRYQQQSYQTQPQQPPLPPEPPAHQSPQQYQRAPSYDRQSHPAYEQPHSGYEKSYEVELKNRSPNPYPKIPPISAGTSERNVSGPIRVELQGYSLIHQKNRNKDPNEQPWYPVYTLSDYKKLKKELEANRPGPLGPDLDSETHMEKVMKKSKQNEYGRLVMERNRQELLDRKPVRRQPVTNEQREENKRRTVSQSLVYDSYLDTPMSDMPSKLIHKALNSTSAPGRLAKSRPRGEANRRKLALDYAKNVPKPVVKAKPSQYNSYEVSSQLSPHNKKGNQSPVKVQTPVEVVDLQKLQRRHEEEKQNVAMIKQNIPQKV; translated from the exons ATGAGTGGTAGCACCAAGCCACGTAGTGTACACTCATCTGCATCAGGACGAATCGTCACAGAAAACCCGGCTCTGCTTCAGTTGTTACGGGAGCGGACTGGGGATAGTAGTTTTGGTACAGCCACTAGACCCACGGCAGGTGGTACCAG TCCGGACCGTGGGGCTACTCCTGGAGGCCGTAACCCTGCATCAACACAAAGGTCAGAGGGCAGAGGTCAACCACCTGATGATTTTGTGAAGGACAGTCTAGAGGCATCACATGATCTGAAGGATAGTCTTGACCTTGAACAGTCACAACAGTTAAAAGACAGTTTAGATTTTGATTCTGGGAGGAATTCACCGGTAACAGGTAGGAAAACTTACCCTGTAGAATCTCCGACGTCCAACAAAGTACCAAATATAAGTACAGCATCAGCACATTCTAGACGCAGAGAAAATCCTAACGCATTAAGTCAGATTCGTCCTGATTCAGAATTATCACGTGGGATACCAACACCCAAGCCAAGTTCAGGCGTTCCAGATTCAGCCAAAGGTAGGGTTCCAGGAACTACAGCAAGACCCGACGCACCCACAACTGGGCGCAGCACCAGCAGCGTTTATGCTGTCGCCAATCCTGCCATTCTTGCTGCTCAAGGCGACACTCCACGGGAAGGAACACAAAACACAAAGTTTACACCTCGTGCGGAGCAGGCAGTTCAACGTCGAGGAACAACACAAGAAAGTGTTAAACCTGTAGAGAAACGTGAGAATACACAAGGTAGTGTAAAACCTGTAGAGAAACGTGAGAATACACAAGGTAGTGTAAAACCTGCAGAGAAACGTGAGAATACACAAGGTAGTGTAAAACCTGCAGAGAAACGTGAGAATACACAAGGTAGTGTAAAACCTGCAGAGAAACGTGAGAATACACAAGGTAGTGTAAAACCTGCAGAGAAACGTGAGAATACACAAGGTAGTGTAAAACCTTTAGAGAAACGTGACAGTTCTCCTGACAGTGTTGTACTTGAAAGACGTCAGGACTCTTCACGTAGTGTTAGGTCTCTAGTCAATGGTGTAAATTCAGCGAAGGGTCGAGTTGATTCTGTCCAAAGTAATGCTCAAATAAACTCTGCCAAATCTGGCCGTAAAAGTGGCCGCAGTGCTGTCTCATTTCAACCAGAACCAAAAAATAAGAGTGAAAGTGATAGTGATGACGAAATCGTTCGTGCTCAGAGTCACCTGAAAGAACGTGTTCCGACACCACACCCTCGCTCACCACTTAAGTCTGACCAGGTGACTCCACGACGTGACACATCTCAGATTAAAGACTGGGACTCCGACCAGTCTGACAGCGAAACTCCAAAACCTGCATCAGTAGTACCACAACGTGAAGTGCGCGGTCCATCGCCTGTGGTACAGGAACGACGGAGCGCCAACGCTGCCAATACGACGTTACCTACTGTTAAACGTGTTTATGTGGATTCTCCGACTTTTACACAGGAGGAAGAAGATCAATACCGTTTTGTTGAAAGTCGTCTTGAAGACGGAAATGACAATTTAGAGGACACATTTAGAAAATTAGATAAGGACGATAAGAATATAAAGGGAGAAATGGCAACCACAACACAGGCACCTCCTATCcagggcggccatcttggttacGCTAGAGACGGTTATGATACTGGTGCATACAACAATCAGTATAGTCGCCCACCTCCGGAGCCTCAATATAGAGACAACTACCAATCTTATGGAAGAAATGAGAGTGGTCAGGGGGCTCCCCATGGAGGTCAGTATTCCAGGAAAGACAGTGAGGGTCCTGGTGTCCCAATTTCTGACCAGTACAGTCGTAATAATAATCAAGGTCAGAGGCCACAAGGTCGTGACTCACAGTATAGTCAACAGTCTCAAAATAAGGGCTATCCTCAAGATTTAAGAGGTGGGAGAGACAACCAAGATGACCCTCGTGGTCCTCCACCTCCTCGCGACATAAGACAGGACAATCGATATGAGGACAGGAATATAGTCATGAACCAGAAAGTTCAAGGTCATGATGATCGATACGAGGATAGAAATACCGGCTACAATCGATATGAGGACAGAAATCGAGAGCCCCTCCAGTACGAGGGAAGAAATGATCAGCCTCCATTTGATGACAGAAATCAACAGAGGTACGAGGATCGTAATGAATACAATAGCTACCAAAATAATCGTGGTGATCGGGGGCCTGATGACAGAAATGAGCCTCCCCAATATCGTGATAATAGACAGGAAGCCCCGCGTTACGAGGATCGCAACAGATATGACGATAGGAATGTCTACAATGGCAGAAATGAGCCTGAACAATATGACCAACCTCGATCCTTAATTCAGAATGGATACCAACAGGACGAGGATGATGATCAGTTGATGAAACAGGAAGCAGAGTATCAGGCTCATTTACAACAGCGATTACGGACCCAGGCTCAACATGACGAGGAATTTGTCATACCTAAACTGCCCTTGGAGGACTCTTTAGAGGAGCCCTGGCAGAACCCGCCACCTCCCCCACCACAGGCTTATCAGGATCCTCGTCCCTATGGTTTCGACGAGCGTGAGGCAGAACGTATGGAAGTTGTGAACCCACCACCAGTTAAATATGACTTCGTGGAAAACAACAAGATGGATTATGGGAAAGTCCCAGAAAAATCCTATGCATTTATATTGGAAAGGAAAAAAGAAGGTGAGAGTAAATTGGACTCTGTTTTCATAACACCTAAAGTGAAAAAAAAGGCAACGCATAATAATGCAACAGCAAACAAAAGTCGGCCGGACTCCCCACGCGATGATTACATTCCTAGTGAAAATGCATCTACGGCTGAGGCACTCTGGGCAAAACGCTCCACTGCCCTTGAGAGGAAGAAAGATGGAAAGCAAAGTACAAAATCTAAGACAGCTTCGGGTACTAGTCTAAGGAAAAATAGGGGTCTACAAAAATATCCCAGTGAGAATGGACTAATTCGTCAACCCCTTTACAGTCAGGGACAGAATCAGGGGAGACAACCTGTTCATATGTATGGAACTCCCACACGAAACCACTATCTAGAACCTCTGGAAAATAAGCAACAAAGAACAAAACCAAGTGATCGTATGGACAGTCAAGCCATGCCACCACAATCGTTTAAACCTATAGACTTAAAACCTGTTACAAAAGAAATTGTGACAGAGGACGGACAACGAATTAGTGTGGATATTAACTTAAAAGTTCTGAGTCCCAGAGGGGAAGGAGGTGACCCCCGGGGTATCCCACAGGTGTCAGCGGAGGTGCTGCATGGATCCCAGGCCACAGGCGGTGCAAGACCTGTAGGGACACAATACTATCCGGGGGCGTACGAGGGCCAAGATCAGGACCAATACCGACAACAGTACTACCAG CCCCCTCCTGGACCCCCACAGGGTGCCCCTCATGGAGCCCCTCCAAGACTGCCACCAGGACTTCCACCCTCAGAGCCATACAACTTTGACTACAGTCAGGCTCCAGACCAGGAGAGTCAGTTACCACCACAGACAAACCAGGACTATAGCGAGCCTCAGTATCAGCCTCCGGAAACCCATCCTTACCAGCAACAAGGGTCTCCGCCGTACCAGCAGCAAGGCTCGCCACGCTATCAGCAACAATCCTACCAAACACAACCGCAGCAGCCCCCTCTACCCCCAGAACCCCCAGCCCATCAGAGCCCCCAGCAGTACCAGCGTGCTCCGTCCTATGACCGCCAGTCACATCCAGCTTATGAGCAGCCTCATTCTGGCTATGAAAAGTCTTATGAAGTTGAGTTAAAGAATCGCTCACCAAATCCGTACCCAAAGATTCCACCTATATCAGCTGGAACTAGTGAGCGGAATGTGTCTGGCCCGATCAGGGTGGAGCTCCAGGGCTACTCTCTAATCCATCAGAAGAACCGGAATAAAGACCCCAACGAACAGCCTTGGTACCCTGTGTATACCCTCAGTGATTATAAAAAACTGAAGAAGGAGCTGGAAGCAAACCGACCAGGACCACTCGGTCCTGACCTTGACAGTGAGACTCATATGGAAAAG GTTATGAAGAAAAGCAAGCAGAATGAGTATGGACGATTAGTGATGGAGCGGAACAGACAAGAATTGCTTGATCGCAAACCTGTGCGTCGCCAACCCGTGACGAACGAACAGCGGGAAGAAAACAAACGTCGCACTGTAAGTCAGTCTCTGGTGTATGATAGCTACCTCGACACACCGATGTCTGACATGCCCAGTAAACTCATCCACAAGGCTCTCAACTCTACCTCAGCCCCTGGGCGCTTGGCCAAGTCTCGGCCCCGGGGTGAGGCAAATAGGCGTAAACTT GCACTAGATTACGCCAAAAATGTTCCGAAACCAGTTGTGAAGGCGAAACCATCACAGTATAACTCGTACGAGGTATCATCCCAGTTGTCTCCCCACAATAAGAAAGGTAACCAATCGCCTGTGAAGGTACAGACACCCGTGGAAGTGGTGGACCTCCAGAAACTTCAGCGTCGCCACGAAGAGGAAAAACAAAATGTAGCCatgattaaacaaaatattccGCAGAAAGTGTGA
- the LOC138317390 gene encoding zinc finger CCCH domain-containing protein 13-like isoform X2: MEQSFSPDRGATPGGRNPASTQRSEGRGQPPDDFVKDSLEASHDLKDSLDLEQSQQLKDSLDFDSGRNSPVTGRKTYPVESPTSNKVPNISTASAHSRRRENPNALSQIRPDSELSRGIPTPKPSSGVPDSAKGRVPGTTARPDAPTTGRSTSSVYAVANPAILAAQGDTPREGTQNTKFTPRAEQAVQRRGTTQESVKPVEKRENTQGSVKPVEKRENTQGSVKPAEKRENTQGSVKPAEKRENTQGSVKPAEKRENTQGSVKPAEKRENTQGSVKPLEKRDSSPDSVVLERRQDSSRSVRSLVNGVNSAKGRVDSVQSNAQINSAKSGRKSGRSAVSFQPEPKNKSESDSDDEIVRAQSHLKERVPTPHPRSPLKSDQVTPRRDTSQIKDWDSDQSDSETPKPASVVPQREVRGPSPVVQERRSANAANTTLPTVKRVYVDSPTFTQEEEDQYRFVESRLEDGNDNLEDTFRKLDKDDKNIKGEMATTTQAPPIQGGHLGYARDGYDTGAYNNQYSRPPPEPQYRDNYQSYGRNESGQGAPHGGQYSRKDSEGPGVPISDQYSRNNNQGQRPQGRDSQYSQQSQNKGYPQDLRGGRDNQDDPRGPPPPRDIRQDNRYEDRNIVMNQKVQGHDDRYEDRNTGYNRYEDRNREPLQYEGRNDQPPFDDRNQQRYEDRNEYNSYQNNRGDRGPDDRNEPPQYRDNRQEAPRYEDRNRYDDRNVYNGRNEPEQYDQPRSLIQNGYQQDEDDDQLMKQEAEYQAHLQQRLRTQAQHDEEFVIPKLPLEDSLEEPWQNPPPPPPQAYQDPRPYGFDEREAERMEVVNPPPVKYDFVENNKMDYGKVPEKSYAFILERKKEGESKLDSVFITPKVKKKATHNNATANKSRPDSPRDDYIPSENASTAEALWAKRSTALERKKDGKQSTKSKTASGTSLRKNRGLQKYPSENGLIRQPLYSQGQNQGRQPVHMYGTPTRNHYLEPLENKQQRTKPSDRMDSQAMPPQSFKPIDLKPVTKEIVTEDGQRISVDINLKVLSPRGEGGDPRGIPQVSAEVLHGSQATGGARPVGTQYYPGAYEGQDQDQYRQQYYQPPPGPPQGAPHGAPPRLPPGLPPSEPYNFDYSQAPDQESQLPPQTNQDYSEPQYQPPETHPYQQQGSPPYQQQGSPRYQQQSYQTQPQQPPLPPEPPAHQSPQQYQRAPSYDRQSHPAYEQPHSGYEKSYEVELKNRSPNPYPKIPPISAGTSERNVSGPIRVELQGYSLIHQKNRNKDPNEQPWYPVYTLSDYKKLKKELEANRPGPLGPDLDSETHMEKVMKKSKQNEYGRLVMERNRQELLDRKPVRRQPVTNEQREENKRRTVSQSLVYDSYLDTPMSDMPSKLIHKALNSTSAPGRLAKSRPRGEANRRKLALDYAKNVPKPVVKAKPSQYNSYEVSSQLSPHNKKGNQSPVKVQTPVEVVDLQKLQRRHEEEKQNVAMIKQNIPQKV; encoded by the exons ATGGAACAAAGCTTCAG TCCGGACCGTGGGGCTACTCCTGGAGGCCGTAACCCTGCATCAACACAAAGGTCAGAGGGCAGAGGTCAACCACCTGATGATTTTGTGAAGGACAGTCTAGAGGCATCACATGATCTGAAGGATAGTCTTGACCTTGAACAGTCACAACAGTTAAAAGACAGTTTAGATTTTGATTCTGGGAGGAATTCACCGGTAACAGGTAGGAAAACTTACCCTGTAGAATCTCCGACGTCCAACAAAGTACCAAATATAAGTACAGCATCAGCACATTCTAGACGCAGAGAAAATCCTAACGCATTAAGTCAGATTCGTCCTGATTCAGAATTATCACGTGGGATACCAACACCCAAGCCAAGTTCAGGCGTTCCAGATTCAGCCAAAGGTAGGGTTCCAGGAACTACAGCAAGACCCGACGCACCCACAACTGGGCGCAGCACCAGCAGCGTTTATGCTGTCGCCAATCCTGCCATTCTTGCTGCTCAAGGCGACACTCCACGGGAAGGAACACAAAACACAAAGTTTACACCTCGTGCGGAGCAGGCAGTTCAACGTCGAGGAACAACACAAGAAAGTGTTAAACCTGTAGAGAAACGTGAGAATACACAAGGTAGTGTAAAACCTGTAGAGAAACGTGAGAATACACAAGGTAGTGTAAAACCTGCAGAGAAACGTGAGAATACACAAGGTAGTGTAAAACCTGCAGAGAAACGTGAGAATACACAAGGTAGTGTAAAACCTGCAGAGAAACGTGAGAATACACAAGGTAGTGTAAAACCTGCAGAGAAACGTGAGAATACACAAGGTAGTGTAAAACCTTTAGAGAAACGTGACAGTTCTCCTGACAGTGTTGTACTTGAAAGACGTCAGGACTCTTCACGTAGTGTTAGGTCTCTAGTCAATGGTGTAAATTCAGCGAAGGGTCGAGTTGATTCTGTCCAAAGTAATGCTCAAATAAACTCTGCCAAATCTGGCCGTAAAAGTGGCCGCAGTGCTGTCTCATTTCAACCAGAACCAAAAAATAAGAGTGAAAGTGATAGTGATGACGAAATCGTTCGTGCTCAGAGTCACCTGAAAGAACGTGTTCCGACACCACACCCTCGCTCACCACTTAAGTCTGACCAGGTGACTCCACGACGTGACACATCTCAGATTAAAGACTGGGACTCCGACCAGTCTGACAGCGAAACTCCAAAACCTGCATCAGTAGTACCACAACGTGAAGTGCGCGGTCCATCGCCTGTGGTACAGGAACGACGGAGCGCCAACGCTGCCAATACGACGTTACCTACTGTTAAACGTGTTTATGTGGATTCTCCGACTTTTACACAGGAGGAAGAAGATCAATACCGTTTTGTTGAAAGTCGTCTTGAAGACGGAAATGACAATTTAGAGGACACATTTAGAAAATTAGATAAGGACGATAAGAATATAAAGGGAGAAATGGCAACCACAACACAGGCACCTCCTATCcagggcggccatcttggttacGCTAGAGACGGTTATGATACTGGTGCATACAACAATCAGTATAGTCGCCCACCTCCGGAGCCTCAATATAGAGACAACTACCAATCTTATGGAAGAAATGAGAGTGGTCAGGGGGCTCCCCATGGAGGTCAGTATTCCAGGAAAGACAGTGAGGGTCCTGGTGTCCCAATTTCTGACCAGTACAGTCGTAATAATAATCAAGGTCAGAGGCCACAAGGTCGTGACTCACAGTATAGTCAACAGTCTCAAAATAAGGGCTATCCTCAAGATTTAAGAGGTGGGAGAGACAACCAAGATGACCCTCGTGGTCCTCCACCTCCTCGCGACATAAGACAGGACAATCGATATGAGGACAGGAATATAGTCATGAACCAGAAAGTTCAAGGTCATGATGATCGATACGAGGATAGAAATACCGGCTACAATCGATATGAGGACAGAAATCGAGAGCCCCTCCAGTACGAGGGAAGAAATGATCAGCCTCCATTTGATGACAGAAATCAACAGAGGTACGAGGATCGTAATGAATACAATAGCTACCAAAATAATCGTGGTGATCGGGGGCCTGATGACAGAAATGAGCCTCCCCAATATCGTGATAATAGACAGGAAGCCCCGCGTTACGAGGATCGCAACAGATATGACGATAGGAATGTCTACAATGGCAGAAATGAGCCTGAACAATATGACCAACCTCGATCCTTAATTCAGAATGGATACCAACAGGACGAGGATGATGATCAGTTGATGAAACAGGAAGCAGAGTATCAGGCTCATTTACAACAGCGATTACGGACCCAGGCTCAACATGACGAGGAATTTGTCATACCTAAACTGCCCTTGGAGGACTCTTTAGAGGAGCCCTGGCAGAACCCGCCACCTCCCCCACCACAGGCTTATCAGGATCCTCGTCCCTATGGTTTCGACGAGCGTGAGGCAGAACGTATGGAAGTTGTGAACCCACCACCAGTTAAATATGACTTCGTGGAAAACAACAAGATGGATTATGGGAAAGTCCCAGAAAAATCCTATGCATTTATATTGGAAAGGAAAAAAGAAGGTGAGAGTAAATTGGACTCTGTTTTCATAACACCTAAAGTGAAAAAAAAGGCAACGCATAATAATGCAACAGCAAACAAAAGTCGGCCGGACTCCCCACGCGATGATTACATTCCTAGTGAAAATGCATCTACGGCTGAGGCACTCTGGGCAAAACGCTCCACTGCCCTTGAGAGGAAGAAAGATGGAAAGCAAAGTACAAAATCTAAGACAGCTTCGGGTACTAGTCTAAGGAAAAATAGGGGTCTACAAAAATATCCCAGTGAGAATGGACTAATTCGTCAACCCCTTTACAGTCAGGGACAGAATCAGGGGAGACAACCTGTTCATATGTATGGAACTCCCACACGAAACCACTATCTAGAACCTCTGGAAAATAAGCAACAAAGAACAAAACCAAGTGATCGTATGGACAGTCAAGCCATGCCACCACAATCGTTTAAACCTATAGACTTAAAACCTGTTACAAAAGAAATTGTGACAGAGGACGGACAACGAATTAGTGTGGATATTAACTTAAAAGTTCTGAGTCCCAGAGGGGAAGGAGGTGACCCCCGGGGTATCCCACAGGTGTCAGCGGAGGTGCTGCATGGATCCCAGGCCACAGGCGGTGCAAGACCTGTAGGGACACAATACTATCCGGGGGCGTACGAGGGCCAAGATCAGGACCAATACCGACAACAGTACTACCAG CCCCCTCCTGGACCCCCACAGGGTGCCCCTCATGGAGCCCCTCCAAGACTGCCACCAGGACTTCCACCCTCAGAGCCATACAACTTTGACTACAGTCAGGCTCCAGACCAGGAGAGTCAGTTACCACCACAGACAAACCAGGACTATAGCGAGCCTCAGTATCAGCCTCCGGAAACCCATCCTTACCAGCAACAAGGGTCTCCGCCGTACCAGCAGCAAGGCTCGCCACGCTATCAGCAACAATCCTACCAAACACAACCGCAGCAGCCCCCTCTACCCCCAGAACCCCCAGCCCATCAGAGCCCCCAGCAGTACCAGCGTGCTCCGTCCTATGACCGCCAGTCACATCCAGCTTATGAGCAGCCTCATTCTGGCTATGAAAAGTCTTATGAAGTTGAGTTAAAGAATCGCTCACCAAATCCGTACCCAAAGATTCCACCTATATCAGCTGGAACTAGTGAGCGGAATGTGTCTGGCCCGATCAGGGTGGAGCTCCAGGGCTACTCTCTAATCCATCAGAAGAACCGGAATAAAGACCCCAACGAACAGCCTTGGTACCCTGTGTATACCCTCAGTGATTATAAAAAACTGAAGAAGGAGCTGGAAGCAAACCGACCAGGACCACTCGGTCCTGACCTTGACAGTGAGACTCATATGGAAAAG GTTATGAAGAAAAGCAAGCAGAATGAGTATGGACGATTAGTGATGGAGCGGAACAGACAAGAATTGCTTGATCGCAAACCTGTGCGTCGCCAACCCGTGACGAACGAACAGCGGGAAGAAAACAAACGTCGCACTGTAAGTCAGTCTCTGGTGTATGATAGCTACCTCGACACACCGATGTCTGACATGCCCAGTAAACTCATCCACAAGGCTCTCAACTCTACCTCAGCCCCTGGGCGCTTGGCCAAGTCTCGGCCCCGGGGTGAGGCAAATAGGCGTAAACTT GCACTAGATTACGCCAAAAATGTTCCGAAACCAGTTGTGAAGGCGAAACCATCACAGTATAACTCGTACGAGGTATCATCCCAGTTGTCTCCCCACAATAAGAAAGGTAACCAATCGCCTGTGAAGGTACAGACACCCGTGGAAGTGGTGGACCTCCAGAAACTTCAGCGTCGCCACGAAGAGGAAAAACAAAATGTAGCCatgattaaacaaaatattccGCAGAAAGTGTGA